The following nucleotide sequence is from Aquarana catesbeiana isolate 2022-GZ linkage group LG08, ASM4218655v1, whole genome shotgun sequence.
AAGTCTCTGCTTGTTTCCACTTTTATTTTGCTATCAGCATATATTTGTGCTTCAGCTGTGTAAAGCCCaactttgggcatttttttttaacttaaagtgctattaaacctaatagcaaacatttattatcttgcagcttaccaattcttatatgtgatagctgcattcgtttttttttagactttctttcctcTAGTttgatctggtgatccagccagttatgccctgtacacacgatcggactttccgacggaaaatgtgcgatcggagcttgttgtcggaaattccaaccgtgtaggctccatccgactttttccatcggaatttccgacacacaaagtttgagagctggctctaaaattttccgacaacaaaatctgcgtaaattccgattgtgtgtagacaattctgacgcacaaagtgccacgcatgctcggaatcaagcagaagagcagcactggctattgaacttcatttttctctgctcgtcatacgtgttgtacgtcacggcgttcttggcgttcggaatttccgactaactttatgtgactgtatgtatgcaagacaagtttgagccaacatccgtcggaaaaaatccatggattttgttgtcggaatgtgcgatcgtgtgtacagggcataagtgtgttgtttttcaaatgaacaagctttccagcagaatgtattCGTTACAGAgaggagacaaaccatttaccgctagcaggggtgcttacaatgctcagattttatttatttgtgtaaacctttatcccaaaaaggacaaaaaactgtttgctgtaactgcttataaagaatTAGTTGGAGTTTGGATTCaatgtattatgccgcgtacacacgaccggactttacggcatacttggtttcggcgtaccggagtccgtcggacaattcgatcgtgtgtgggctccagctgacttttttccccaaaagttcgatggacctagaaataaaacatgtttcaaatcttttcgatggactcgagtccggtcgaaaagtcggctcgtctgtatgctagtcagacggacaaaaaccaacgctagggcagctattggctactggctatgaacttccttgttttagtcctgtcgtacgtcatcacgtatgaatccgttggactttggtttatcatgtgtagccaagtccgttcgttcggaaagtccgttgtaaagtctgtcgaaaagtccgcaggacaaagcctgccgtaaagtccgctcgtgtgtacgcggcattagtgtatctaaattggctagtacagctaacactcccttcccccagattgacaatgatgttgtccaaaggtgccccctgtgctccttcatccaatacaggaggtgtgttactggccagatcaccaggtgaaaacagatggaaagaagcctaaaaaaaaagaaaacgaatgcagctaccacatgtaatgattggtgagctgcaatatgttacatttttggtttggggtttaaataGTCCCCCAACTGCAGCTTAAAATTAAAAATCATTGcaggctgcaatattcaccttcaacctGGAGCAGTCCCTCACAGTACTTCCTTATCAGGAGCGGATGCTTTCAGTCTTTGGAGTTGATTAACCCCCAGCATCGCCCAATTCAGAAGACTCAGAGCACCACTCATTGCTGGAGGAAGACTGAAAAGGATCCAGGAACTAACAGGACCAGCCTGgtgaattttaaaaaaggtaagtatttaaaaaataaataaatcaaagcaTACTGCTGGGGGATTCTCCAGGGAAGAGAGCTGCAGGGGCTGAGCCTGGAGTTGGTCTTTAATAATTCAAGTGTAAAGCCCTAGGGCTAACACTGCACTATAACTAAAATAACTTGTGAAATGACAAATAAATAAGCTGCTAACATCAAAAAAGTCCAGTACAGAAACTCCAAATAAAGTGCAATATCCaaaaaaagatgcagcgctaattaaAATCGTAAATATATTAAtatgaatatacataaaaaattaatGAGTAAATACcaaggtgaaaaaaagaaaaaattgaaaaaagaaaaactaaagcaaagtcccatcaagaaaaaaaatccataaattctTAAATAACGGTGTCCATCCAAATGAGCAAGAATAAATATGCAGAAAAAGCATCGTGACAAAGACTTCAAAGCAAACAAAGTGCATCCAGATCACCACCCAAAGTGTGTGAATAACCTGCTTCCAGAAAGCAATGACCGccgcagcagtctcgcccagcctaGGGAAGTAAGGTCTCGCTCAACCCTTATAGGAAATCCAGAACTCCCGCTGTTGATAAAAGTACTCAAAAACATAAGACAAAAAAGACTTCCATGGTGTAGTACGTTGataaatgaaatgtaataaaacatAGGTTTGCACTTACAAGAGAGAAGTCATCTATCAGCAAACAAGCAGTGTAGATACGATTTGCCAGAGTTGCGGTACAACCATTAGTCTCACTCTACTTCCTATATCGCACGCCCATCCACCGTCTCGGAAAGAACGAACGTGCTGATGTCACCGTCAAAGGCTCCACCCTGCGCGTTTCGTCTGCAAAAGGACTTGGGATTGCCCGCAACTCTGGCAAATCATATCTACACTGCTTGTTTGCTGATAGATGACTTCTCTCTTGTAAGTGCAAACCTATCAGCAAACAAGCAGTGTAGATACGATTTGCCAGAGTTGCGGTACAACCATTAGTCTCACTCTACTTCCTATATCGCACACCCATCCACCGTCTCGGAAAGAACgaacgtgctgatgtaaccgtcaAAGGCTCCACCCTGCGCGTTTCGTCAGCAAAAGGACTTGGGATTGCCCGCAACTCTGGCAAATCGTATCTACACTGCTTGTTTACTGATAGATGACTTCTCTCTTGTAAGTGCAAACCTatgttttattacatttcatttatCAACGTACTACACCATGGAAGTCTATTTCATCTTAAGTTTTTGAGTACTTTTAGCAACAGCAGGAGTTCTGGATTTCCTATAAGGGTTGAGGGAGACCTTACTTCCCTAGGCTGGGTGAGACTGCTGCGGCGGTcatcgctttctggtaagcaggttatTCACACACTTTGGGTGGTGATCTGGATGCACTTCGTTTGCTTTGAAGACTTTGTCACGATCCTTTTTCTGCATATTTATATTTGTTCATTTGGATGGACACTGTTATTTAGgaatttatggatttttttcttgatgggactttgctttagtttttcttttttcaccttgGTATTTACTCattaatttttttatgtatattcatattcatatatttACGATTttaattagcgctgcatctttttttGGATATTGGTCTTTAATAATTAGCTGGTCTTGACTCACTGGACTATAATCATGAACAATAGGACGATCAAAGAAAAGCAGCAGCACCAGTGCCATTTTCCCCTTAATCCTCCACTTTTGTAAAGAATGCAGAGCTATTCATCGTGGTTTAGTGGATTCAACCTTCTGCATAATAATCAAGGCCTTATAACCTTTTAGACGGAAACATGGTCTAAATGGCATTTGTCCCATTTCCAGCCTATAACTCACTTTCTTTTGCCTTTTTTGAGCTTGTGTACCATTTGAGAACAGCAGCACCAGCTGTACTGGCCACAATGCACAGGGCCCCTCCAACTGTCCACCACGTTGGAGTGTGGTGGAGGAACAAGGCCTGGAAAATAAAAGCAAAGACCACATCCATTGTCCTCATGATGGCTACCAATCCAGCTTTCTCGATCTGTAAAGCTTTTACAAGAAACGCTTGGCCTCCCAAACCTAGAATTCCAATAAGTATCAGAAACCACCTGTCTATTCCACAATAAGGCAAACTCCATTCACCAAGAATTGACAGGGCAATGATGCACTCAATGAGACCGATCACAGCATAATACCAAATAGAAAGCAAGTAATGCACAGACTTGCCCATTTTTCTTAACACCACCAGGGTTAATGAGGCACAGATTGCGCTTGTTAATGCAGCAATAGTCCCTTTAATGTGCCCAGAGTAATCTTCCTCAAGGTCATTGTTGTATGACCCAAACAGAAATGGTGGACGAGCTATAAGGATGACGCCAGTTATAGTGAAGACTATAAAGACTATATCCCACAAAGTGCATTTCTCCTTCAGGCATATGCAGGCAAATATGCAGGTGAAGGCAGGACTGCTGAAAGTGATGACTGTGGCATCCGCCAATGGCATAGACTGGACAGCATAGTACAGGAGAATCATCGCACCAGAGCCAAGGAATCCGCGCAGGAAAAGATAAATCCTTTGATCCTTGGGACCTAGAAAACCAGTCCTATAAGAAcaagaaaatataattttatagGGGAATACAAAATGATCTTTTCAAACAGGATAAACGGTCACACTACTTATTTGTAATATATGTTGCTAGGTGAAAAAAACAGTTACTGAAAATCCTCCATGATCAAGCCCTCTGGGCAGGACGAAACACGTCGGGGTGTGGCCTGGATGGAGTCTGGGCTGAGGCTGCTCTTACCATCACTATCCATATGTTTTATTGGATATGCAGCCTCTGGAATGATTCTTTCCCTGTTTGCAGTTACTGAAAATGTTACTTGCACATAGTTTAACTAGTAAAAATGcaatgttaaagtgtatgtaaagccaaaactttttctttcttgtatataGTAGGGAAGAGTTAAATTGACACTTCTATTggtctcagcctcctccaaacctccaaattcctatttttttgcttctgtgatctgacttcccgttagagggtggctacattcattttccatggtcccactgtatgtaagaaAGGAGCCACCCTTTCTTGTTCCCTACCAAGATGgaatatggactatgggatttgtagtgggTATAGACCAGTGCACATGGTCACAACTAACCAGTATTGCTTGTTCCCAACAAGGGCAAGTaatggggaaaaggagaggttcaggagctgaTGGAGGATGTTTCAAGGAGGCATTAGACATTATAAGAAATTCTTTCATGATGAAAAAATTACATGCCATTAACCACTCTccgactgcgctatagccgaatgacagctacagtcggccagttctgggagggcgtcatatgagggCGGCAagttctgtgatcgctgtgtccttcggacacatctgttcacagattggggtaaagggccaatcacagtggccatttaccacgtgatcagctgtgtccaatcacagctgatcacgatgtaaacacaagctgtgTTCAGCATTTCTTTCCTCACGTTGACAGCatgagaagagaggagagctggtaactgtcttgtgtgaaagggacatctacactgattatcagtgtcctcattatcaatgcagtcccaacagtgcccatcagtgctgccaattactgccaaccagtgctgccaattagtgcccaccagtgctgccaatcagtgcccatcagtgcctcctcatcagtgtcacctatcagtgctgcctatcagtgcccatcagtgctgcctaccagtgtccatctgtgccaactatcagtgcccatgagtgccgccaatcagtgcccatcattgccacctatcagtgcaaactcatcagtgccacctcagcagtgcccatcaatgcagcctattagtgcccatcagtgccacctcatcagcacacatcagtgaaggagaaaaattacctgtttgcaaacttgtataacaaaatgaaaaacatttttctttcaacattttctgccttttttttcatttatttatcaaaaaagaaaaaaaacccaccgGTGATTaagtaccactaaaagaaagctctatttgtgtgaaagaattataacaatttcatatgggtgtgttgcatgatcgcgcaattgtcattcaaagtgcgacagcgctgaaagcttaaaactggcctgggcaggaagggggtaaaagtgcccagtagggaagtggttaagtagtatATGTGTATGGAATGCTTTTGTAGAATAAAGATATCTTACAGTCTCACTTTAATGGCTTTATAGTCCAAATGGGTTTATTATTTCCACATATGGTGAAGGAAAACAAAAAGACATACAATGCATTTCAGGCATTGGAAATTATCCATCAGGGCTACAAAACACGAACATTGACATTATAAATAAAAGAAACATGAATATTGATGTTTCTTTATTTATAATTGTAATGTTCATGTTTCCCCCAAAAAAGGGGAATTTCCTGACCCCCAAAACACATTAGCTGTCTTTAGTTTCCCTTTATTATATGCAGAGATAATAAAGAAATTAGGCCTCCCTGGACATTAGTTTCCACTTTTTCTGGTACAACTATTTGTGAACTTCTCAAATCAAGTGTCTCCTATCTTTGGGGACCCCTGTTTTTTAGTGGAGAGCTTACCGAACCCAAGCCATCTGACTCAAATAGAGATGTGTTCCATCAGACTAAAGGATCAGTGTCCAGCCCCTCGTCTCTACTTTTGTTTAAATGTACCTCGCATGTCACCTGATATATCATATTGATTTCACTTTTGTTTTAGGTTCTGTAAAGGACAGAATCCTgtttcaaaatgtatttaaatttcAGAGATCCAGCCCCATTCTCACATCGTTTGGTTCCTATATCCCGAAAAAGCATGGAAAAAAGCTAGCAAGGAGCATGTTATAGGGAAAGAAGTTCCAACAGGAATGATGCTGCAGGAGGAAAAGTTGCAGCAGTTATGTCTTGTGATAGGTAGTTGAGGCAGCAAACTACAAAATAGTGTGACAATAACATAGAATACCAATTGTATcatgtaaagcagtggttctcaacctgggggtcgggaccccctcgggggtcgaatgacaatttgccaggggtcaccaaatcctgggctgttcctgaagcccacacagctctcccagcctttttgcggaagcccagcagggctgtccctggagcccgcggctgcccactcagcctcttcgcagccgcccattcacttcacggcatggctggggggcagagactagaggtcagctgactggtgaagaatgtTAAGTGggcggggctggaggagaccccatctcctgattttggcataggtgtcactgctatgagacaccacaaagtcggagacacagtgaatccggcgacacagtgagtaacactacctgtaatTATAGTTTCCGTTAAAAGTCCCTActgcagttctcagatcagcagatggccttgatcaagagcacctaagttggattATCAGAACTccccagtactgccactcatcccattccccccagcaaggagtaagagaaggaataaaaatagagaatacatggaagagagaggaaaaggggggggggggacaaagaaaaaaggagaggaagaataagagaaaaaacaacaaaaacagctaaaggtatgggggaaaaaaaaattaggatagagagagataaaagggaaagaaagaagaacaaaaaagagtggtacatcctaaaatgtaccataaggggttttaatattgtacgagtggaagggactcagggagcgctaaatgtccatgggttaggggcgcaaattacttgtcttgccttgggtgctgacaacccacgctacgaaaataacttgcccacaacttgggaaattttatcaaggggtcacggcactataaaggttgagaaccactgatgtaaagGGATGCCAAAGCACAATCTTTCAACGAGACAGATGGAAGCAAGAGAATTCTCCACTATGTCTCTAAGGAACACCGCACAAACAGGGATGCTGTTAACACTTTTCTTTATTCAATAGCCAGCAGGAACACAGCAATGCATTTCACACTAAGGAGCAGCCTTCTCACAGTGTACCATAACTCACACCCATAAATACTTATATTAATTCATTAATCAAATTCACATGATTAATAACCCACTTAACACCATGTCACATAAAAGAGTGATTATGTTTAACAACTTgcccgaccgggccatagccgaatgacagctacagcatggtcaGATAATCTCGGGAGGGTGTACCATGACGTCCTCCCAGATTCACGCTCCCGTGTGCCCCTGGGGAACGCACATGGGAGTGTCCATTCTTGCAGGGTTCTCGGGCGCgtcacggatcggggtaaagggtcAATCCCAGCGGCCCTTTATTATGTGATTGCTCCATCCAATGATGGAGAGATCACCgttaacaaaccggcgtcatgttcgGTTCTCTCCGCTTCTCACACCGATTGTGTGAGCAGAGGAGGGAGAAGCTGCAGCGTGAGGCTGCGTGAGGTTTTATTTTCCCTATtccaagtgcccagcagtgcccatctgtgccccagaagtgccacatctgtgccccacaATGCctcttcagtgcacatctgtgccctatcagtgccacgtcagtgctcagCAATGACCAATCAATGCACATCTGTGTACCAACAGTG
It contains:
- the SLC35G1 gene encoding solute carrier family 35 member G1, producing the protein MGSEDRDVSEEDPEVLELEGLGRTPPLETNGCIQNSTWDVDGQSGALSAEGGTGDPGDITLVTSDCPRAVVTPGEKSRCPHMFCVQFLVTKEESGKKKCICPGLGIFYTILSTLFFSSGALLVKKIEDMHSVQISAFRCIFQMLFVLPGLIYYKTGFLGPKDQRIYLFLRGFLGSGAMILLYYAVQSMPLADATVITFSSPAFTCIFACICLKEKCTLWDIVFIVFTITGVILIARPPFLFGSYNNDLEEDYSGHIKGTIAALTSAICASLTLVVLRKMGKSVHYLLSIWYYAVIGLIECIIALSILGEWSLPYCGIDRWFLILIGILGLGGQAFLVKALQIEKAGLVAIMRTMDVVFAFIFQALFLHHTPTWWTVGGALCIVASTAGAAVLKWYTSSKKAKESEL